In the genome of Paenarthrobacter ilicis, the window TAGTCGGCGCTGCGGACCAGCGGGACGCTCAGGTGCTGCCGGGCGAACCTCAAGGTTTCGGCCAGCATTTCCTCGCGCTCCCCCGCAACCTTGGCCTTCCGGGTGGAGATTTCCGCAACCACCACGCCGTCGAAACCGCTCGCAGCCAGGTGCTGGAGGGACTCAGCGCACAGTTGTGTTCCCGTACCAGGCACCAAGTGCTCGTCCTTGCCGGATCCCGAACCGTCCGTGAGGTGCACGTGCCGGAGTTTGCTGCCCAGCTTCTTGATCGCTTCCAGGCTGTTGGCCCCGGCAGTGGCGGCGTGCGAGAAGTCCCATGTGACGTCGTCGTAATCCTGGCCCAGCGGATCCCAGTGTGGAAGGTACGCAACAGCCTCGCGGCCGCGCACCCGCCACGGGTACATGTTCTCCACAGCGATCCGCACCTGGTAGGTCTCGGCCATTTCCCGGACACCTTCGACGAAGTTCTCCGCGTAGTTGGACTGCCAGCGGAACGGCGGGTGGACCACCACGGTGTCGCAATCCACCTCGGCGGCCATCTGGCATGACTTCTCGATCTTGCTCCACGCAGTACCCCACACCTGCTGCGTCAACAGCAAGGTAGGCGCGTGGATGGACACGATTTTCTGGTGGTAGCGGTGGCTGAGCTGCACCAGTGCGTCAGGGTTCTGGCTCACAGCGTTGTTGGTGACCATCACCTCCACGCCCTCGTAGCCCAGGTCCTGGGCCACGGCAAATGCGTCGTGGACGCTCAGCGGATAGACAGAGGCGCTGGACAGCGCCACGGGGATATGACGGTCATTCACCGCAGGTTCGACGTCGTTGCTCATCTCAGGAGGCCAGCCCGCCGGCCATGGGGACCGGGATAGGTGCTGGTGCTGGTGCGGGTGTATTCACAGGTACAGGGAACTTCTCAATCATGGGGTGGGCCTCGTCACTATCTGTTGGCTGGCCGCCATCCTTGGCCGCTTTTTTCTTGGATTTGTCCTTCTTTCGCTTGCCCACGTGGGGCGCCGGGTCCAGGGCTTCTTCAAAAACCAACTGGTCCAGGCGTCGCAGGATCAAGCCTTCACGGAGCGCCCACGGGCAAATCTCCATGGTGGGAAAAGCAAAGAGCTCCAGAGCAGCCTCCGCCACCAGCGCACCAGCCAGAAGCTGGCGGGCGCGCGCCTGCGAAACACCCGGTAGGTACAGACGATCCTCCACTGTCATGGCGGAAATGCGCTGCGCCCACAGCCCCAGGTCCGCGCCGTGGAGTTCACGTTTCACATAAGGGCCGGCGCCGCTGGGGGCTGCCCCGGCAATGCGGGCCAAAGAACGGAACGTCTTGGAGGTGCCGGCCACCAGGTTGGCCCGGCCCAGGTTGTCGAATTCCCGGACCACGGGCTTCAGGGTTGAGCGGATGTAGCGCCGCAACTCCTTCACGCTTTTGGCAGTAGGAGGGTCATCGTGCAGCCAATCACGCGTCAGCCGGCTGGCTCCCAGGGGGACGGACGTGGCGAGCTCAGGGAGTTCGTCCGTTCCGTACGCCATTTCGAAGGACCCGCCGCCGATATCCAGATCCAGGATGGGACCGGCTCCCCAGCCGTACCAGCGCCGCACAGCGAAGAACGTCATGGAGGCTTCTTCGCTGCCGGTGAGTTCCTGCAGGGTCACCGTGGTTTCCCTCTTGACCCGGGCCAGGACCTCCGTGCCGTTGGTGGCCTCACGGATGGCGGATGTACAGAACGCAAGGAGGTCTTCTGCCTTGTGTGTGCCCGCGAACTCCCAGGCTTCCAGGACGAACTCAATGAGTTCCCGCTGGCCGTCCTCACTGATGTTTCCGTCGCCGTCGAGGTACTGCACAAGGGACAACGGACGCTTGTGCGAAGCGAAAGCTACCGGGCGCGCGCCGGGGTGAGCGTCCACCAGAAGAAGGTGGACGGTGTTGGACCCGATATCGAGAACGCCAAGACGCATTCTGCCATTATTCCCCGAACCCAAGGCAGTGAAGCAACTTGGCTGCCACGTTTCCTGCCCCGGGTTTCCGGATGACCTTATTCGGCGGGCCCGGCGGCCTCATCGGCACGCTTGAAGTCACGGCGGATGTTTGCGATGCCTTCGGGATCGATCTCGAAGCCGAACTCGCTGCCGGGGTTGATCACCATGCCCAGTTCGTCACCGATGTTGCCCAGGATGGCCGAGCCCATGGTGCCAAGAACGTGCGGTGCTGCTTCGAGGAAGCGCTCGTCAACCCGGCTCGGGTGGCTGAAGACCGCCAGGACCGGGTTGCCCTCGGCGTTGGCGAGGACCAACGGTTCCACGGCGGAATCCGGGCCGTCCACCTCTTCGGAACTGACCAGGTAGACCTCGTTGTTGAGGAAAGCGAGGATGACATCCACGGGGTTGGCGTCCGGCTGCTCGGCCAAAGCCAGCTGGGCTTCGAGCTCGTTCAAAGGGGCGTTGTCCGGGGAAACGGTCTGTTCAGTCATGCTTCTACTCGACCACGATGCCGGCCGGGACGCAATTCACGCTTGCTGTCCCGGCCGTGCCGTGCGCTGCTCTACAGGTGCAGCCTTACTTCTTGGCTGCAGCCTTGCGTGCCGGCGCCTTGCGGGTGGTAGTCCGCTTGACCGGTCCTTTTGCACGCTTTTCCGCCAGGAGCTCAACTGCACGTTCCCTGGTCAGTTCCTCCAGGGACGTGGTGCGGGGCACCGTGATGTTGGTGACGCCGTCCGTGATGTAGGGACCGAAGCGGCCTTCCTTCACCACGATGTTTTTCTCGGACACCGGGTCCGGGCCGAACTCGGCCAGCGGTGGAACAGCGGAGCGGGCGCCGCGCTGCTTGGGCTGCGAGTAGATTTCCAGCGCCTGCTCCAAGGTGATCGTGAAGATCTCCTCTTCCGAGCCGATGGAACGCGAATCGGTGCCCTTTTTTAGGTACGGACCGAACCGGCCGTTCTGGACCGTGATGGGTGTGCCTTCGGCGTCCTCGCCCAACACCCGGGGAAGGCTCATAAGCTGAAGTGCCTCCTCC includes:
- a CDS encoding sugar phosphate isomerase/epimerase family protein, translated to MSNDVEPAVNDRHIPVALSSASVYPLSVHDAFAVAQDLGYEGVEVMVTNNAVSQNPDALVQLSHRYHQKIVSIHAPTLLLTQQVWGTAWSKIEKSCQMAAEVDCDTVVVHPPFRWQSNYAENFVEGVREMAETYQVRIAVENMYPWRVRGREAVAYLPHWDPLGQDYDDVTWDFSHAATAGANSLEAIKKLGSKLRHVHLTDGSGSGKDEHLVPGTGTQLCAESLQHLAASGFDGVVVAEISTRKAKVAGEREEMLAETLRFARQHLSVPLVRSAD
- a CDS encoding Ppx/GppA phosphatase family protein — its product is MRLGVLDIGSNTVHLLLVDAHPGARPVAFASHKRPLSLVQYLDGDGNISEDGQRELIEFVLEAWEFAGTHKAEDLLAFCTSAIREATNGTEVLARVKRETTVTLQELTGSEEASMTFFAVRRWYGWGAGPILDLDIGGGSFEMAYGTDELPELATSVPLGASRLTRDWLHDDPPTAKSVKELRRYIRSTLKPVVREFDNLGRANLVAGTSKTFRSLARIAGAAPSGAGPYVKRELHGADLGLWAQRISAMTVEDRLYLPGVSQARARQLLAGALVAEAALELFAFPTMEICPWALREGLILRRLDQLVFEEALDPAPHVGKRKKDKSKKKAAKDGGQPTDSDEAHPMIEKFPVPVNTPAPAPAPIPVPMAGGLAS
- a CDS encoding SseB family protein: MTEQTVSPDNAPLNELEAQLALAEQPDANPVDVILAFLNNEVYLVSSEEVDGPDSAVEPLVLANAEGNPVLAVFSHPSRVDERFLEAAPHVLGTMGSAILGNIGDELGMVINPGSEFGFEIDPEGIANIRRDFKRADEAAGPAE